The Halorussus gelatinilyticus genome contains the following window.
CGTCGAGCGCGTCGATACCGGCCTCGGTCCAGCAGTCGTGACAGCACCGGAGTCGGAGAGTGCCGCTGTAGTCGCCGACCGCGGTGGGAGCGAGACCGCCGTCCATCGCCGCGCCCCAGACCAGACCGAGCGATTCCACCGTGACGTAGCGGTCGTCGTCGCTTCCGCAGGCCGCACAGACGGTCGGTTCGTCGGCGTATGGCCAGTCGTCGGGGACCTCCATGTCGGGAAGATGGAAGACCGACGACAAATACGTACTCCTTCGAGCGCGGCGGACCGACTCACGCCGTCAGAAACGCCTTCACCGTCCTGTCGAACGCGCGCTTTCGCTCTTCGAACGCGCCGTGGCCCGTGCCGTCTACGAGTTCGAGGCGCGCGTCGGGGACCGCCGCGGCGGTTTCGCGCAGAATCTCCGGCGGGAAGAAGTGGTCCTCGGTCCCGCCGACGACCAGCGTCGGCGCGTCCACGTCGCCGAGTCGGTCGGTGGCGTCGTGGTCGAGACACGCCCGGCACGACACCGCAACGTCCGAGACGGCGGCCGGTTCCGAGAGGAGGAGTCGTCCGACGGTCCGAATCAGCGGCGGGTAGAGCCACCGCCGGTAGCCGGTGTACGTCACCGGAATCGAGTCGATGTAGGCGTCGAACCACCACCCGCGGTCGGCCCACTCGGCCCACCGACGGAGGGTCCGGCGTCCGGCCTCGCCGACGCGGTGGCCCGAGACCCCGAGGACCAGTCGGTCCACGAGGTCCGGCGCGTCGGCCGCGAGGTACTGGGCGACGAGTCCGCCGAGCGAGACGCCCAGCACGTCGGCGGGCGCGATGTCGTGCGCGTCCAGCAGGTCGGCGTACTCCGCGGCCATCTCGCGGGTCGTCGTGCCGGCGGGCAGGTTCCGTCGTCGGCCGACGACGTACACCGTAAACTCGTCGGCGAACAGCCGGTAGTAGTAGCGTTCGAGCAGGAGGCCCAGATACCTGGCCGGGCGCTCGGGTTGGAAGGCGTCGCTCAGTCCCGCGAAGACGACGAGGGTTCGGGGACCGGAGCCGAACGTCACGTAGGGGTATCGGCCTTCGGAACCGCGAAGGAGACCTCGTTCGCGTCCCATAACGGTGTCACGACGCCGAGAGAAAAAGCGGTTGGGGCGAGCGGGTCGCCGACGAGGGGCGCGGCGACGGTTGCGTCCTCACCGGAGCAGGACGGCCAGTCCCGCGAGCGTCCAGGCGACCAGTCCCAGCCCGTAGAACAGCATCTTGGCCCGGACCGAGAGGTCGGAACTCGACCCCGGCAGCATCTCCATGCCCTCGGTCAGCCCGCCCATTCCGGAGTCCTCTGCCATGCCGAACCCCGAGGCGGGCGCGGCCCCGGCCTCGCCCGCCCCCAGCACGACGAGGAGGACGCCCGCCCCGGCGAGCAAGAGCAGCGTGAGTCCCGAGCTGAAGACGAGGTAGGCGACGCCGACCGTCGCCGCCGCGGCGACGAGGGTGTAACTGACCACCGGGGCGACGAGAGCGTTCCAGTCCATAGCCGGAAGTTGCCAGTCGAGAACAAAAAGTTGGAGGGTCGCGCCTCTCGGGACCGAACCTACGCGAGGGGGAGTCCGAGACCCGTCTGTCCGCGGAGCCACCGCTCGACCGCCGCGAGCGGGAGGTAGCCCGCGACGTACAGCGGCGCGAAGAGGAAGACGAAGGTGAATCCGGGCGCGTCGCCCTGCCCGCTCCCGACTGGCGGGTACTCGACGAGGACGTGCCAGAACAGCAGTAACGCGGCCAGCAGCGCGACCGGACTCCGGAGCGGTAGCGGACCGCGAGCGCAATCGGCACGCCGACGGCACCGACTGCCCCGAAGAGCGCACCGGCAATCGTCAGCCAGAGCGGTGTCGAGAAGGCGATTTCAGACGACGCCGGAGGCTCCACGCGAGGACGAGGGCGGCGTAGAGCGCGCTCGCGAGTCCACCGAGGAAGGCGGCGCGGTGCCAGCGTCGGGACGAGAGCATCTTCGAATCGAACGACGTAAGCGGCGAAAATAGTTCTACGGGAGGTTACTCGTCCAACACGACGGGGACGCCGCGCGCGGCCACGTCCGCCGCGAACGCGCCCGAGTCGGCTTCGAGCGCC
Protein-coding sequences here:
- a CDS encoding alpha/beta fold hydrolase, which encodes MGRERGLLRGSEGRYPYVTFGSGPRTLVVFAGLSDAFQPERPARYLGLLLERYYYRLFADEFTVYVVGRRRNLPAGTTTREMAAEYADLLDAHDIAPADVLGVSLGGLVAQYLAADAPDLVDRLVLGVSGHRVGEAGRRTLRRWAEWADRGWWFDAYIDSIPVTYTGYRRWLYPPLIRTVGRLLLSEPAAVSDVAVSCRACLDHDATDRLGDVDAPTLVVGGTEDHFFPPEILRETAAAVPDARLELVDGTGHGAFEERKRAFDRTVKAFLTA